From Chloroflexota bacterium, a single genomic window includes:
- a CDS encoding ABC transporter substrate-binding protein translates to MQTQPLTLKTAIGTYGHTRALKDGSIAPQGITLDHVEVTPIIAAFRRMIRNEEFDISEMAISTYICAKAFNKPFTAIPIFPLRSFQHGSILVNTRSRVSQPTDLEGKRVGVRAYTVTGGIWVRGILANEYGVDLSKITWVVPDEEHVQEFKLPRNVQKVAPETDLKELLLSGDIAAAIGTGPIDSPDVAPLIPNAQDAAISFFRRTGVYPINHMVVVKNSVLKDHGWVTTALFDAFARAKREYLQRLNTATDLTPQDENVVKLKGMVGPDPFPYGVAANRATLSTMIRYNVEQGVIPRRYEVEELFAPNTLSME, encoded by the coding sequence ATGCAGACGCAGCCGCTGACCCTGAAGACCGCCATCGGCACCTACGGCCATACCCGGGCCCTCAAGGATGGCTCGATCGCACCCCAGGGCATCACCCTCGACCACGTCGAGGTCACGCCCATCATCGCGGCCTTCCGCCGGATGATCCGCAACGAGGAGTTCGACATCTCCGAGATGGCGATCTCGACCTACATCTGCGCCAAGGCCTTCAACAAGCCCTTCACCGCCATCCCGATCTTCCCGCTTCGCTCGTTTCAGCACGGCTCGATCCTCGTCAACACCCGGAGCAGGGTCTCCCAGCCCACCGACCTCGAGGGCAAGCGGGTCGGCGTCCGCGCATACACCGTAACCGGCGGGATCTGGGTGCGCGGCATCCTCGCCAACGAGTACGGGGTCGATCTCAGTAAGATCACGTGGGTGGTCCCCGACGAGGAGCACGTCCAGGAGTTCAAGCTCCCCCGCAACGTGCAGAAAGTCGCGCCGGAGACCGACCTCAAGGAGCTCCTGCTCTCGGGCGACATCGCGGCCGCCATCGGCACCGGCCCCATCGATTCACCCGACGTCGCGCCGCTGATTCCCAACGCCCAGGATGCCGCCATCTCCTTCTTCCGCCGCACGGGCGTCTACCCCATCAACCACATGGTGGTGGTGAAGAACTCCGTGCTCAAGGACCACGGCTGGGTCACGACGGCCCTGTTCGACGCCTTCGCGCGCGCGAAGCGCGAGTACCTCCAGCGTCTCAACACGGCGACGGACCTCACCCCCCAGGACGAGAACGTCGTAAAGCTGAAGGGCATGGTCGGGCCCGACCCCTTCCCCTACGGCGTCGCGGCCAACCGCGCCACCCTGTCCACGATGATTCGGTACAACGTGGAGCAGGGCGTCATCCCGCGCCGCTACGAGGTCGAGGAGCTGTTCGCCCCCAACACGCTGAGCATGGAGTAG
- a CDS encoding VOC family protein — MGKIRHIAYRSEDVEAMANFFVQGLEMEIVQRRSNGAVDLTDGTLNITILPMRIARGDGKVPRPGIEHIGFTVADEAATRQRLEALGATQMNRIDMGPVNYEVKYTGIENIEIDLGHWAGAAPIDPKQSAPAHA, encoded by the coding sequence GTGGGCAAGATCCGGCACATCGCGTACCGATCCGAGGACGTCGAGGCCATGGCCAATTTCTTCGTGCAGGGCCTCGAGATGGAGATCGTCCAGCGCCGATCCAACGGCGCCGTCGACCTGACCGACGGCACACTGAACATCACGATCCTGCCCATGCGCATCGCCCGCGGCGACGGCAAGGTCCCGCGCCCCGGCATCGAGCACATCGGCTTTACCGTCGCGGACGAGGCCGCCACGCGGCAGCGCCTCGAGGCGCTCGGCGCCACCCAGATGAACCGCATCGACATGGGCCCGGTGAACTACGAGGTGAAGTACACCGGCATCGAGAACATCGAGATCGACCTCGGCCACTGGGCCGGCGCGGCTCCCATCGACCCGAAGCAGAGCGCCCCGGCCCACGCCTGA
- a CDS encoding DsbA family protein produces MAREYDVVVRYHAFDLHPGIPLEGQKIPWDPATMAARRGRFAEAAAAEGLEVGERTHWYNSAPAHQAALWADERGKGAEFRHQVFRAYFVDDRNIGSADVLGEIATGLGLDAAGLRCALSEEAYAGRVEQEYEAARELGVTAVPTFVAGGYAVVGAHPYESFERLMEAVGGQRRG; encoded by the coding sequence CTGGCGCGGGAGTACGACGTAGTCGTACGCTACCACGCCTTCGATCTGCATCCGGGTATCCCGCTCGAGGGTCAGAAGATCCCCTGGGACCCGGCGACGATGGCGGCGCGGCGTGGGCGTTTCGCCGAGGCGGCGGCTGCCGAGGGTCTGGAGGTGGGGGAGCGCACCCACTGGTACAATTCCGCGCCGGCGCACCAGGCCGCCCTGTGGGCCGATGAGCGGGGGAAGGGCGCGGAGTTTCGTCACCAGGTGTTTCGCGCCTACTTCGTGGACGATCGCAACATCGGCTCGGCCGACGTGCTGGGCGAGATCGCGACCGGGCTTGGATTGGACGCGGCGGGTCTCCGGTGCGCGCTCTCGGAGGAGGCGTACGCGGGGCGGGTGGAGCAGGAGTACGAGGCGGCGCGGGAGCTGGGCGTGACGGCGGTGCCGACGTTCGTGGCCGGCGGGTACGCCGTGGTGGGCGCGCACCCGTACGAGAGCTTCGAGCGGCTGATGGAGGCGGTCGGCGGGCAGCGGCGAGGTTAG